The following coding sequences lie in one Arachis hypogaea cultivar Tifrunner chromosome 9, arahy.Tifrunner.gnm2.J5K5, whole genome shotgun sequence genomic window:
- the LOC112709997 gene encoding disease resistance protein RGA2-like isoform X1, translating into MSFKHFSIESLPDSIGELIHLRYLNVSNTPIVTLSESLCKLYNLQTLKLRNCFKLEMLPSRMQDLVNLHYLDIRGAFCLKEMPKEMSKLKHLNFLSDYIVGKHEENGIRELGTLDNLHGSFCISNLENIKNSGEALKAKMGNKKHINTLTLNWLPKGNIDDFQNERDILDKLQPHENLKELSIEGYRGETFPDCIWRFLILPPLGLAALHLEQLYINKCPEIDCFDEKCLPQSLETLEIKQCQKLASWITSKGLQSQGRTRLILDQ; encoded by the exons ATGTCATTTAAACACTTTTCTATAGAGTCATTGCCTGATTCCATAGGTGAATTGATTCATTTGCGTTATTTGAATGTCTCTAACACACCTATTGTGACATTGTCCGAGTCATTATGTAAGTTATACAATCTCCAAACTTTGAAGTTGAGAAATTGTTTTAAGCTAGAGATGCTTCCCAGTCGCATGCAAGATCTCGTTAACCTGCACTACCTTGACATTCGAGGTGCTTTTTGTCTGAAAGAGATGCCGAAGGAAATGAGCAAGTTGAAACATCTAAACTTCTTAAGTGATTATATTGTGGGCAAGCACGAAGAGAATGGGATAAGAGAATTGGGAACACTGGACAATCTTCATGGCTCATTTTGCATTTCCAACTTGGAGAACATCAAGAATAGTGGTGAAGCTTTGAAGGCAAAGATGGGTAACAAGAAGCACATCAACACTTTAACATTGAATTGGCTTCCAAAGGGTAACATTGATGATTTTCAAAATGAAAGAGATATACTTGACAAGTTACAACCTCATGAAAACTTGAAAGAGTTATCAATTGAGGGTTATCGTGGTGAAACATTCCCAGATTG CATCTGGAGGTTTCTGATCTTGCCGCCGCTAGGGTTGGCTGCGCTCCACCTAGAGCAGCTGTATATAAACAAATGCCCAGAAATTGATTGTTTTGATGAGAAGTGTCTCCCGCAGAGTTTGGAAACACTTGAAATCAAGCAATGCCAGAAACTAGCGAGTTGGATAACATCAAAGGGTTTGCAGAGTCAAGGCCGTACCCGTCTTATTCTTGATCAATGA
- the LOC112712809 gene encoding uncharacterized mitochondrial protein AtMg00810-like, whose protein sequence is MVVKGLDYTQNQADHTLFYKHSAANKTAILIVYVDDIILTGDDFLELKDLKEKLAKAFEIKELDSLKYFLGIKFARSKEGIFMNQRKYILDLLKETGLLGCKAAETPIESNLKLKLAEPENIMDKGRYQQLVGRLIYLSHTRPDIAFAVSMVS, encoded by the coding sequence ATGGTGGTGAAGGGACTTGATTATACTCAAAACCAAGCTGACCATACACTTTTCTATAAACATTCAGCAGCTAATAAAACTGCCATCTTAAttgtatatgtggatgacattattCTGACAGGTGatgattttttggagctaaaagacttgaaggagaagcttgccaaagcatTTGAAATCAAAGAACTTGACTCATTAAAATACTTTCTTGGAATTAAATTTGCAAGGTCTAAGGAAGGCATTTTTATGAACCAACGAAAGTACATCCTAGATCTTTTAAAAGAGACGGGGTTACTTGGTTGTAAAGCTGCTGAAACACCTATAGAGTCTAACCTAAAATTGAAGCTAGCTGAACCAGAAAATATAATGGACAAAGGGAGATATCAGCAGTTGGTAGGGAGGCTAATCTATTTATCCCATACACGCCCGGATATAGCCTTTGCTGTGAGCATGGTAAGCTAA
- the LOC112709997 gene encoding isocitrate dehydrogenase [NAD] catalytic subunit 5, mitochondrial-like isoform X2 yields MYVGTEIDPRTQSSTPSCNIGEGGIALAESIHGSAPDIAGKNLANPTALLMIGVSMLRHLNIQNKADHIQNAILNTIAEGRYRTVDLGGKAKTTEFTNAIIDHL; encoded by the exons ATGTATGTAGGGACTGAAATTGACCCTAGAACACAGAGCTCTACACCAAG CTGCAACATTGGTGAGGGAGGTATTGCACTAGCTGAGTCTATACATGGTTCAGCACCTGATATTGCTGGAAAG AATTTGGCAAATCCAACTGCTTTACTGATGATTGGTGTTTCAATGTTACGGCATTTGAATATCCAGAACAAAGCGGACCACATTCAAAATGCCATCCTCAACACAATTGCAGAAGGGAGGTACCGAACTGTTGATCTTGGAGGCAAAGCAAAGACAACCGAGTTCACCAATGCGATTATTGATCATCTCTAA